One Nitrososphaerota archaeon genomic window carries:
- a CDS encoding hydantoinase B/oxoprolinase family protein, with the protein VGGGNVETSQRNADLVFRALARAAPDRVPAASGGSMNNVMVGGGKGRSSWAFYETIGVGLGGRKSMDGVDGIQCNMTNTMNTPVEEIERSLPMMITKYGFREGSSGAGERRGGNGIVRSFRTLGPRTTFTILADREKHRPWGLEGGRPGKGTEAVLRRYGRERRIPVKSTLALQAGDEVEIRTAGGGGYGDPGRRDGRSVTADVENGLLTPAEARRQYASWSDR; encoded by the coding sequence AGTCGGAGGAGGGAACGTGGAGACGAGCCAGAGGAACGCCGACCTGGTCTTCAGGGCGCTTGCCAGGGCCGCTCCGGACAGGGTCCCGGCCGCTTCTGGGGGCTCCATGAACAACGTGATGGTCGGCGGCGGGAAGGGTCGCTCCTCCTGGGCGTTCTACGAAACGATCGGAGTCGGCCTGGGGGGACGGAAGTCGATGGACGGGGTGGACGGGATCCAGTGCAACATGACGAACACCATGAACACACCCGTCGAAGAGATCGAGCGCTCACTTCCCATGATGATAACGAAGTACGGATTCAGGGAGGGGAGTTCAGGCGCCGGAGAGCGCAGAGGGGGCAACGGCATCGTACGCTCGTTCAGAACCCTCGGCCCGCGGACCACCTTCACAATCCTCGCGGACAGAGAGAAGCACCGTCCCTGGGGGCTGGAAGGAGGCAGGCCGGGGAAGGGGACGGAAGCTGTCCTAAGGCGGTATGGGCGAGAGAGGAGGATCCCGGTCAAGTCGACCCTAGCCCTGCAGGCAGGGGATGAGGTGGAAATCAGGACCGCAGGAGGGGGAGGATACGGCGACCCTGGGCGCCGCGACGGGCGGTCTGTCACGGCCGACGTGGAGAACGGGCTTCTCACCCCTGCGGAAGCCCGAAGACAGTACGCCTCCTGGTCAGACCGCTAA
- the solA gene encoding N-methyl-L-tryptophan oxidase has product MRHYDALVVGCGAMGSSASYHLAAKGLRVLTLDRFGLNHEFGSSHGRSRIIRLAYYEDERYVPLLRRAFESWRSLEKTSGKELLKLTGGLMIGSPEGELVKGVLNSSEKHGISHQLISAREMGERFESLSFDDGFSAVYLEDAGILFPEECIKAYAGSAREAGCELKFSEPVTSWKGTPEGVEVAAGGEVCVADRVVFCAGAWTRQLLGDVIPLSCERQVPLWFSSGGEKCFAPEEMPVFIAEETPENFFYGIPELGHGVKVARTHQGQKVEPDTVSRTVTDEDVAPVAGFISRRMRKLGRTPIASGTCIYTNTPDLNFAIGPHPDDSRITVVSACSGHGFKFASAIGEVAADLAVDGKTDLDISFLGIDRFRGRT; this is encoded by the coding sequence GTGCGACACTACGATGCCCTGGTGGTGGGGTGCGGCGCCATGGGGTCGTCGGCGAGTTACCACCTGGCGGCGAAGGGGCTGCGCGTTCTGACCCTGGACAGGTTCGGGCTCAACCACGAATTCGGCTCCTCCCACGGGAGGTCGAGGATCATCAGGCTCGCCTACTATGAGGACGAGAGGTACGTCCCCCTCCTGAGGCGGGCCTTCGAGTCATGGAGGAGCCTCGAGAAGACGTCAGGGAAGGAACTTCTGAAGCTCACAGGGGGCCTGATGATTGGCAGCCCCGAGGGCGAGCTCGTGAAGGGAGTGCTGAATAGCTCGGAGAAGCATGGTATTTCGCATCAGTTGATCTCGGCGAGAGAAATGGGGGAGAGATTCGAGTCGCTTTCGTTCGACGATGGGTTCTCGGCAGTCTACTTGGAAGACGCCGGGATTCTGTTCCCCGAGGAATGCATCAAGGCCTACGCGGGATCGGCCAGGGAAGCCGGATGCGAGTTGAAGTTCTCGGAGCCCGTGACCTCGTGGAAGGGCACACCCGAGGGGGTCGAGGTGGCGGCAGGAGGCGAGGTGTGCGTCGCAGACAGGGTGGTCTTTTGCGCTGGGGCGTGGACTAGGCAACTGCTCGGCGATGTGATCCCGCTCAGCTGCGAGAGGCAGGTCCCGCTCTGGTTCTCGTCTGGCGGGGAGAAGTGCTTCGCCCCTGAAGAGATGCCGGTGTTCATCGCTGAAGAAACCCCGGAGAATTTCTTCTACGGGATTCCGGAGCTCGGGCACGGCGTGAAGGTGGCCCGCACACATCAGGGACAGAAGGTTGAGCCGGACACGGTCAGTAGGACAGTGACCGATGAGGACGTGGCGCCTGTTGCTGGATTCATTTCCAGGAGGATGCGGAAGCTGGGAAGAACGCCCATCGCTTCTGGGACGTGCATCTACACCAACACCCCCGACCTGAACTTCGCCATAGGGCCTCACCCAGACGACTCTAGGATAACGGTGGTAAGCGCCTGCTCGGGGCACGGGTTCAAGTTCGCGAGTGCAATCGGCGAGGTGGCCGCGGACCTGGCCGTCGACGGGAAGACAGACCTGGACATCTCCTTCCTGGGCATCGACAGGTTCCGCGGAAGAACCTAA
- a CDS encoding DUF996 domain-containing protein: MSKLSEAKTYGGVGSILMLLAIVPSVGWLLAIVGAILVLVAIKRVSEVVADPSIFNNMLIAIVLGIAGIVVGVVVIAASVFSAFGLTALTQMAPGSVPSIAQTDIVKLITGIVAGLAVVWILLLVAAIFVRKSYGSMATKLGVGMFSTSGLIFLIGAALTIVLVGFILIFVSEILNIIAFFSIPEQLPMASPTMAPAPSA; the protein is encoded by the coding sequence ATGTCAAAGCTCTCCGAGGCAAAGACCTACGGAGGAGTCGGGTCCATCCTGATGCTGCTGGCCATAGTCCCCTCTGTGGGATGGCTGCTCGCCATCGTGGGGGCAATTCTGGTCCTGGTCGCAATAAAGCGCGTGTCCGAGGTTGTAGCCGACCCATCCATCTTCAACAATATGCTCATCGCGATTGTCCTCGGGATAGCAGGCATAGTGGTCGGGGTCGTCGTGATAGCCGCGTCGGTCTTCAGTGCGTTCGGCCTCACCGCCCTAACTCAGATGGCTCCTGGCTCAGTGCCCAGCATAGCTCAGACTGACATCGTGAAGCTGATCACCGGCATAGTGGCGGGCCTTGCCGTCGTCTGGATACTGCTCCTGGTCGCAGCGATTTTCGTCCGGAAGAGCTACGGTAGCATGGCCACGAAGCTTGGAGTGGGGATGTTCAGCACGTCGGGGTTGATCTTCCTCATCGGGGCGGCTCTGACAATCGTCCTCGTCGGTTTCATACTGATTTTCGTGTCGGAGATACTCAACATAATCGCCTTCTTCTCAATCCCCGAACAGCTTCCCATGGCATCACCAACCATGGCACCTGCTCCCTCCGCCTAG
- a CDS encoding methyltransferase domain-containing protein produces MNPDTEGIACCFDERSQRHLDDFRQNGLSDTATEIRSALRNRGIAGKTILELGCGVGGFTLTLLKDGATSARGIDLSPRMVEAARSLAAEEGLSGSVSFEVGDGAKTHLDRADLVVLDAVICCYPDFSGLVQNSSFAARLYYAVSMPDDNRIATRLLRLVLPLQGIIFRRDSFRFFIHSKKQVVAQLEKDGFKLLSEIAVGWVWSVLMFAAPSN; encoded by the coding sequence GTGAATCCTGACACCGAGGGCATCGCTTGCTGCTTCGACGAGCGTTCGCAGCGGCACTTGGATGACTTCCGACAGAACGGATTGAGCGACACGGCGACCGAGATCCGCTCTGCGCTCAGGAACCGGGGGATCGCCGGGAAGACCATTCTCGAACTCGGCTGCGGGGTCGGGGGCTTTACGCTGACTCTCCTGAAGGACGGCGCGACGTCCGCCAGAGGAATCGACCTGTCTCCGAGGATGGTCGAGGCCGCACGTTCGCTTGCCGCGGAAGAAGGACTCTCAGGCTCAGTTTCCTTCGAGGTCGGGGACGGGGCAAAGACTCACCTGGACAGGGCCGACCTGGTCGTGCTAGACGCCGTAATCTGCTGCTACCCTGATTTCTCCGGCCTCGTCCAGAACTCGAGCTTTGCCGCCCGCCTCTACTACGCCGTTTCCATGCCCGACGATAACAGAATTGCCACAAGACTCCTTCGACTGGTCCTCCCGCTCCAGGGAATCATCTTCAGGCGGGACAGCTTCCGATTCTTCATCCACTCGAAGAAACAGGTCGTGGCACAGCTGGAGAAGGACGGGTTCAAGCTCCTCTCAGAAATCGCCGTCGGCTGGGTCTGGTCCGTCCTTATGTTCGCAGCCCCGTCAAACTGA
- a CDS encoding NAD(P)H-hydrate epimerase codes for MRPAGLVAMKVVDGLAYVSAEEMALLDRTAIEEFGVDVLSLMENAGAATAEVARRMFGGGVGGKRVGVLVGKGNNGGDGLVAARRLHNWGANVVVILSEKESMGNVPKTQLRAVEALGVDIKGPEAALGDSDLLIDALLGYNSRGSPREPVASIIAGANRSKVPMLAVDLPSGLDATSGESNEPCVVAKATITMALPKLGFLNAEARNFVGELWLGDISLPAELYRRYSVRASPFDRQSVVRIG; via the coding sequence TTGCGTCCTGCCGGTCTTGTGGCCATGAAGGTGGTCGATGGGCTCGCCTACGTCAGTGCTGAGGAGATGGCCCTCCTCGACAGGACTGCCATAGAAGAGTTCGGGGTCGATGTGCTTTCGCTGATGGAGAACGCCGGGGCTGCGACGGCGGAGGTTGCCAGGCGGATGTTCGGAGGCGGCGTCGGAGGGAAACGTGTCGGAGTTCTCGTTGGGAAGGGGAACAACGGTGGCGATGGGCTGGTGGCGGCGAGGCGCCTACACAACTGGGGAGCGAATGTCGTAGTGATCCTGAGTGAGAAGGAGTCCATGGGGAACGTTCCGAAAACACAGCTCCGGGCGGTCGAGGCGTTGGGAGTCGACATCAAGGGACCCGAAGCCGCCCTCGGGGATTCCGACCTACTGATTGACGCGCTCCTCGGATACAATTCGAGAGGCAGTCCCAGAGAACCGGTTGCTTCGATCATTGCAGGTGCGAACAGGTCGAAGGTGCCAATGCTCGCGGTCGACCTCCCCTCAGGACTAGACGCGACCTCAGGGGAATCGAACGAGCCCTGCGTTGTGGCCAAGGCGACCATCACCATGGCGCTTCCGAAGTTAGGGTTCCTCAATGCTGAAGCGAGAAATTTCGTGGGAGAGCTTTGGCTCGGCGACATTTCACTCCCTGCGGAACTGTACCGGAGATACTCAGTGCGAGCGTCTCCCTTTGACAGGCAGTCGGTTGTTAGGATAGGTTAG
- a CDS encoding CAP domain-containing protein, with the protein MRISAHVGRSVRPGNEAGLTQSKSGAGRVVALAAVALVLVAAFVLILPYVSETLRNGFSQLTSSLSSGTGTGTTTSQNFNLYDPIIQGGSANISYPSDYSTLASYAVDRINQDRANYSLAPVTLSNAKAGQQHADSMLKHGYFSHVDTQGLKPYMRYSLLGGNGAVEENIAYSYNCDGFDALTHQCSMPRFTTISSVESVISGLEYQMMYNDSGCCNNGHRDNILTGLHNRVSIGVAYNGTNVFFVEDFENYYISLNFSVSNTSAVSMVGALLKSSVTSGSIYIAYDSTPSALTPYQLNNGPREYDPGTIVGGVLPPCPPLSCPSFQQGITAYASTWKYTSTQVDLVFSLQDFINQYHSGVYTVYLITGSDTSTAITSISVFVA; encoded by the coding sequence ATGAGGATAAGTGCCCACGTCGGCAGATCTGTCAGACCCGGGAATGAGGCTGGGCTGACACAGTCAAAATCCGGCGCCGGGCGCGTCGTAGCCTTGGCAGCCGTCGCCCTGGTCTTGGTCGCCGCCTTCGTGTTGATACTGCCCTATGTCTCCGAAACCCTCAGGAACGGCTTCTCCCAGCTGACATCGTCCTTGTCCAGCGGAACAGGGACCGGCACGACCACGAGTCAGAACTTCAACCTCTACGACCCTATCATCCAGGGAGGTTCGGCCAACATCTCTTATCCTTCTGACTACAGCACCCTCGCCTCGTATGCTGTGGACCGGATCAACCAGGACAGGGCGAACTACAGCCTCGCCCCCGTCACCCTGAGCAACGCCAAAGCCGGCCAGCAGCACGCCGATTCGATGCTGAAGCACGGCTACTTCAGCCACGTCGACACCCAGGGCCTCAAGCCCTACATGCGTTATTCTCTCCTGGGCGGGAACGGCGCTGTCGAGGAGAACATAGCATACTCATACAACTGCGACGGCTTTGACGCCTTGACTCACCAGTGTAGCATGCCACGCTTCACGACCATCAGCTCGGTCGAGTCTGTGATAAGCGGGCTGGAGTACCAGATGATGTACAACGACAGCGGCTGCTGCAACAACGGCCACAGGGACAACATACTCACAGGCCTCCACAACCGCGTCTCAATAGGCGTAGCCTACAACGGGACCAACGTCTTCTTCGTGGAGGACTTCGAGAACTACTACATCAGTCTCAATTTCTCCGTGTCCAACACCTCGGCGGTCTCCATGGTGGGAGCCCTCCTCAAGTCGAGCGTGACTTCAGGTTCCATCTACATCGCCTACGACAGCACCCCCTCGGCCCTGACCCCCTACCAGCTCAACAACGGGCCCCGCGAATACGACCCCGGGACAATCGTAGGCGGGGTCCTTCCCCCCTGTCCTCCCCTGAGCTGCCCCTCATTCCAGCAAGGGATAACAGCCTACGCCAGCACATGGAAGTACACCTCGACTCAGGTCGACCTGGTCTTCTCGCTCCAGGACTTCATCAACCAGTATCACTCTGGAGTC